One Amorphoplanes digitatis genomic window carries:
- a CDS encoding methyl-accepting chemotaxis protein: MGVRRVRPGADAACPADRDHALAGEPAGELEHEGHAPMKANDANSPRLPRRNPTRFVGTWFANRRLATKIMLAVGSVALGTVVVSVFAMTRMASLSTSLDQMRSVNVAGQERLDTVRKGVQLANGDLAAYLAAHGIDAKAQVVEQAKKNGADLDKALEQYRAGIGADDPRQAEIEKFSQAWADYQKVRDSWVFNAATAPGASVILQFRQNADRMSDALSALIASERATADAAADEGRSEYRTALAVTIVLTLGALLLGLALSMMIARPMVRQLREVASALEATAVGDYTHSPEVRGNDELGQMSSAMQRASEALRAVMGTISASVRSVANHASTLTESSMSIRSLSREGSAQAASVAETADEVSRNLQIVAAGSEEMGASIAEIASSANEGAHVAAQAVEVADSAGRTIASLGSSSAEIGSVIATITSIAAQTNLLALNATIEAARAGESGKGFAVVAGEVKDLAQETAKATEDISRRVQAIQTDTERAVAAIAEIGEIISRVNGLQATIASAVEEQSATTSEMNRSVGYAAAGGARIAGNVDGLAGATEATARGVEDSQQAAAQLAELTKELDAMIGQFRF, from the coding sequence ATGGGCGTGCGGAGGGTCCGCCCGGGTGCGGACGCCGCCTGCCCGGCTGACCGGGATCACGCACTCGCCGGGGAGCCCGCCGGCGAGCTGGAACACGAGGGACACGCACCTATGAAGGCCAACGACGCCAACAGCCCCCGGCTGCCGCGCCGCAATCCCACCCGGTTCGTCGGGACCTGGTTCGCCAACCGCCGGTTGGCCACCAAGATCATGCTCGCGGTGGGCTCGGTCGCCCTGGGCACCGTGGTGGTCAGCGTCTTCGCGATGACCCGGATGGCGAGCCTGAGCACCAGCCTGGACCAGATGCGCTCGGTCAACGTGGCGGGCCAGGAACGCCTCGACACCGTCCGCAAGGGTGTCCAGCTCGCCAACGGCGACCTCGCGGCGTACCTGGCGGCGCACGGCATCGACGCCAAGGCGCAGGTCGTCGAGCAGGCCAAGAAGAACGGTGCCGACCTGGACAAGGCGCTGGAGCAGTACCGGGCCGGCATCGGCGCGGACGACCCGCGCCAGGCGGAGATCGAGAAGTTCAGCCAGGCCTGGGCCGACTACCAGAAGGTGCGCGACAGCTGGGTGTTCAACGCCGCCACCGCGCCCGGAGCGTCGGTGATCCTCCAGTTCCGGCAGAACGCCGACCGGATGAGCGACGCCCTGAGCGCCCTGATCGCCAGCGAGCGGGCCACCGCCGACGCCGCCGCCGACGAGGGGCGCAGCGAGTACCGCACCGCGCTGGCGGTCACCATCGTGCTGACCCTCGGCGCGCTCCTGCTGGGCCTGGCGCTGTCCATGATGATCGCCCGCCCGATGGTCCGGCAGCTGCGCGAGGTGGCCTCGGCCCTGGAGGCGACCGCCGTCGGCGACTACACCCACTCGCCGGAGGTACGCGGCAACGACGAGCTCGGCCAGATGTCGTCGGCGATGCAGCGCGCCTCCGAGGCCCTCCGCGCCGTCATGGGCACCATCTCCGCCAGCGTCCGCAGCGTGGCGAACCACGCCAGCACGCTGACCGAGAGCAGCATGTCGATCCGTTCGCTGTCCCGTGAGGGGTCCGCGCAGGCCGCCAGCGTGGCGGAGACCGCGGACGAGGTCTCCCGAAACCTCCAGATCGTCGCGGCCGGCAGCGAGGAGATGGGCGCCTCGATCGCCGAGATCGCGAGCAGCGCCAACGAGGGCGCCCACGTCGCCGCACAGGCGGTGGAGGTGGCCGACTCGGCCGGCCGCACGATCGCCAGCCTGGGTTCCTCGTCCGCCGAGATCGGCAGCGTGATCGCCACGATCACCTCGATCGCCGCGCAGACCAACCTGCTCGCGCTGAACGCGACGATCGAGGCCGCCCGGGCCGGCGAGTCCGGCAAGGGCTTCGCCGTGGTCGCGGGCGAGGTCAAGGACCTCGCGCAGGAGACCGCCAAGGCCACCGAGGACATCTCGCGCCGGGTGCAGGCCATCCAGACCGACACGGAACGCGCGGTCGCCGCCATCGCCGAGATCGGCGAGATCATCAGCCGGGTCAACGGGCTGCAGGCCACCATCGCCTCGGCGGTGGAGGAGCAGAGCGCCACCACCAGCGAGATGAACCGCAGCGTCGGGTACGCCGCGGCCGGCGGCGCCCGGATCGCCGGCAACGTCGACGGCCTCGCCGGTGCCACCGAGGCCACCGCCCGCGGCGTCGAGGACAGCCAGCAGGCCGCGGCCCAGCTCGCCGAGCTGACCAAGGAGCTCGACGCCATGATCGGCCAGTTCCGATTCTGA
- a CDS encoding serine-threonine protein kinase: MTDSIAGLPFWEITFDADGDPDGPGRDALLAEVPARGITDLFVFSHGWNNERRTARRLYNGFFGLLAGQLRATPADPPVVAGLAGVVWPSKRWSDEPIPDFGPATAAALPGAAAATEVAPAPADASSPTLDKQTLDDLRDTFPAATRALDRMAALLETEPTDAALAEFHSLLAEFTAASGAAQDDGEGDGAAAGPRMLVDAPERLFERYRDALRDAGVEIPGGSGGAAGLGDRLKGAWNGAKEALRQATYWEMKNRSGVVGRDGLGPALAALHGAAPGLRVHLIGHSFGARLVSYALAGLPAGRPTSPVKSLTLLQGAFSHFAFADPLPFDAGRRGALAGLQRRVDGPITVCFSRHDGAVGRFYPLASFAAREDSAGANDAMYRWGGMGADGAQNQDVALDAIAPAGSAYRFSADRILNIDAAEVVHHGGAPTGAHSDIVHPELTWVVLAASRA, encoded by the coding sequence ATGACCGACTCGATCGCAGGACTACCGTTCTGGGAGATCACCTTCGACGCCGACGGCGACCCGGACGGTCCGGGCCGCGACGCCCTCCTCGCCGAGGTACCCGCCCGGGGCATCACGGACCTGTTCGTCTTCTCGCACGGCTGGAACAACGAGCGGCGCACGGCGCGGCGGCTCTACAACGGCTTCTTCGGCCTGCTGGCGGGCCAGCTGCGCGCCACGCCCGCCGATCCGCCGGTCGTCGCGGGCCTGGCCGGCGTGGTGTGGCCGTCCAAGCGCTGGTCCGACGAGCCCATCCCGGACTTCGGCCCGGCGACGGCGGCGGCGCTGCCCGGCGCCGCGGCCGCGACCGAGGTGGCGCCGGCACCCGCCGACGCCTCCTCGCCGACGCTGGACAAGCAGACCCTCGACGACCTGCGCGACACCTTCCCCGCGGCCACGCGCGCCCTGGACCGGATGGCCGCGCTGCTGGAGACCGAGCCGACCGACGCGGCGCTGGCGGAGTTCCACTCCCTGCTCGCGGAGTTCACCGCGGCGTCCGGCGCCGCACAGGACGACGGCGAGGGCGACGGCGCGGCGGCCGGGCCGCGGATGCTGGTGGACGCCCCCGAGCGGCTGTTCGAGCGGTACCGCGACGCGCTGCGCGACGCCGGCGTCGAGATCCCGGGCGGCTCCGGCGGCGCCGCCGGGCTCGGCGACCGGTTGAAGGGCGCGTGGAACGGCGCGAAGGAGGCGCTGCGGCAGGCCACCTACTGGGAGATGAAGAACCGCTCCGGTGTGGTGGGCCGCGACGGGCTCGGTCCGGCGCTCGCCGCCCTGCACGGCGCGGCTCCCGGGCTGCGGGTGCACCTGATCGGCCACAGCTTCGGCGCGCGGCTCGTCTCGTACGCGCTCGCGGGCCTGCCGGCCGGCCGGCCCACCTCCCCGGTCAAGTCCCTCACGCTGCTTCAGGGCGCGTTCTCCCACTTCGCGTTCGCGGATCCGCTGCCGTTCGACGCCGGGCGGCGGGGCGCCCTCGCCGGCCTGCAGCGCCGGGTCGACGGGCCGATCACGGTGTGCTTCTCCCGGCACGACGGCGCGGTGGGCCGCTTCTACCCGCTGGCCTCGTTCGCCGCCCGCGAGGACAGCGCCGGCGCGAACGACGCCATGTACCGCTGGGGCGGCATGGGCGCCGACGGGGCGCAGAACCAGGACGTCGCGCTGGACGCCATCGCGCCGGCCGGGTCCGCGTACCGGTTCTCGGCCGACCGGATCCTCAACATCGACGCCGCCGAGGTGGTGCACCACGGCGGGGCGCCGACCGGTGCGCACAGCGACATCGTGCACCCCGAGCTGACCTGGGTGGTGCTGGCGGCCAGCCGCGCCTGA
- a CDS encoding SigB/SigF/SigG family RNA polymerase sigma factor, producing MITKSARRASQDPLTGLRTDADALGLLVAVADLPAGHPSRPGLRARAIEAWLPLAGHLASRYAGRGEPHDDLLQTAVVGLIKAVDKFDPALGTDFPGYAIPTVLGEIKRHFRDRTWAIRVPRRLQELRRLITAANGTLTPALRRSPTVAEIAAHLGITEEEVLEGLEGARAYEAASLSAHAETLGGEDHGLELAEARIALGPALASLDERGQRILTMRYYGNLSQAEIAQQVGISQMHVSRLIGRALHQLRGQLSGPEREAPAHRKGAAGYGAAG from the coding sequence ATGATCACGAAGTCCGCACGGCGTGCGTCGCAGGACCCGCTGACCGGCCTGCGTACCGACGCCGACGCCCTCGGCCTGCTCGTCGCCGTGGCGGACCTGCCGGCCGGCCACCCGTCGCGCCCGGGCCTGCGGGCCCGGGCGATCGAGGCGTGGCTGCCCCTGGCCGGTCACCTGGCGAGCCGCTACGCCGGACGCGGTGAGCCCCACGACGACCTGCTACAGACCGCCGTGGTCGGGCTGATCAAGGCGGTCGACAAGTTCGACCCCGCCCTCGGCACGGACTTCCCCGGTTACGCCATCCCGACCGTGCTCGGCGAGATCAAGCGGCACTTCCGGGACCGGACCTGGGCCATCCGGGTGCCGCGGCGCCTACAGGAGCTGCGCCGGCTCATCACCGCCGCGAACGGCACCCTGACGCCGGCGCTGCGCCGCTCGCCGACGGTCGCGGAGATCGCCGCACACCTCGGGATCACCGAGGAGGAGGTCCTGGAGGGGCTGGAGGGCGCGCGTGCCTACGAGGCCGCGTCGCTGTCCGCGCATGCCGAGACCCTCGGCGGCGAGGATCACGGCCTCGAGCTCGCCGAGGCGCGCATCGCGCTCGGTCCGGCGCTGGCCTCGCTCGACGAGCGCGGGCAGCGCATCCTGACCATGCGGTACTACGGCAACCTGAGCCAGGCCGAGATCGCCCAGCAGGTCGGCATCTCGCAGATGCACGTCTCGCGGTTGATCGGCCGCGCGCTGCACCAGCTGCGCGGACAGCTCAGTGGGCCGGAGCGCGAGGCTCCGGCCCACCGAAAGGGTGCCGCGGGTTACGGTGCGGCCGGGTAG
- a CDS encoding S8 family peptidase, with translation MNPEDPVWTDRALVALAARPAGADVTVEDVTEEVGVLFADRFGPDDRDYPGTSARPLWHTRVRDAIARLQSSEWITVEPPALTSAGRRAVPAARRRLKAAADVAATTTAAPAPAQEHFVVAGVISTPLRDPEARDRLGLSRHPGGPIAVMIELNLQFGSGVGDAYARLERLWARVNPRGEALVRIAGRYAAGELTMPEIERLVAADAVPIAWPRRSIHHVWPDFPVRAHVDASCVTIKVDAARNSFGAFGRGIVWAVVDSGIDATHPHFAAGGTLDDDSVKDLHRYFPPAGAPTAQGALEDSSGHGTHVAGIIAGSIGEWAKEKAGRQVFATESRFNVENPARPMRVPRTAIDPAAVSGMAPRARLVSLKALDSAGTPENRVHRIIQALAYVREINGDSVEGMRVHGVNLSVGYEFDPQWFACGRSPLCQEVDRLVRSGVVVVVAAGNSGYGSVNATMEAPTKFGLGMTINDPGNSDLAITVGSTHRTAPHTYGVSYFSSKGPTGDGRNKPDLVAPGERITSCAAGANLAAAVGANPPDQTAVYVEDTGTSMAAPHVSGAVAALLSVRREFIGQPERVKTIFVESATDLGRGREFQGAGLVDLMRALQQKI, from the coding sequence ATGAATCCCGAAGATCCGGTGTGGACCGACCGTGCGCTCGTGGCCCTTGCCGCCCGCCCGGCCGGCGCCGACGTCACCGTCGAGGACGTGACGGAGGAGGTCGGCGTCCTGTTCGCGGACCGGTTCGGCCCGGACGACCGCGACTATCCCGGCACCTCCGCGCGGCCGCTGTGGCACACCCGGGTGCGGGACGCGATCGCCCGGCTCCAGTCGTCCGAGTGGATCACGGTGGAGCCCCCGGCGCTCACGTCGGCCGGCCGGCGCGCCGTCCCGGCCGCGCGGCGGCGCCTGAAGGCCGCCGCCGATGTCGCCGCCACCACCACCGCGGCGCCCGCACCGGCGCAGGAGCACTTCGTCGTGGCCGGCGTGATCTCCACGCCGCTGCGCGATCCCGAGGCGCGCGACCGGCTCGGGCTCAGCCGGCACCCGGGCGGCCCGATCGCCGTCATGATCGAGCTGAACCTCCAGTTCGGGTCGGGCGTCGGCGACGCCTACGCGCGGCTGGAACGGCTGTGGGCCCGGGTCAACCCGCGCGGCGAGGCGCTCGTGCGTATCGCCGGCCGGTACGCGGCGGGCGAGCTCACCATGCCCGAGATCGAGCGGCTCGTCGCCGCGGACGCGGTGCCGATCGCCTGGCCGCGCCGCAGCATCCACCACGTCTGGCCGGACTTCCCGGTGCGGGCGCACGTGGACGCCTCCTGCGTGACCATCAAGGTGGACGCGGCGCGCAACTCGTTCGGCGCCTTCGGCCGCGGCATCGTCTGGGCGGTGGTCGACTCGGGGATCGACGCGACGCATCCGCACTTCGCGGCCGGCGGCACCCTCGACGACGACTCCGTGAAGGACCTGCACCGCTACTTCCCGCCGGCCGGTGCGCCGACCGCGCAGGGTGCGCTCGAGGACAGCAGCGGCCACGGCACCCACGTCGCGGGCATCATCGCGGGCAGCATCGGCGAGTGGGCGAAGGAGAAGGCGGGCCGGCAGGTCTTCGCCACCGAGAGCCGCTTCAACGTGGAGAATCCGGCGCGGCCGATGCGGGTGCCGCGCACGGCGATCGACCCGGCGGCGGTGTCCGGGATGGCGCCGCGGGCCCGGCTGGTCAGCCTCAAGGCGCTCGACTCGGCCGGCACGCCGGAGAACCGCGTGCACCGGATCATCCAGGCGCTCGCCTACGTGCGGGAGATCAACGGGGACAGCGTCGAGGGCATGCGCGTTCACGGCGTGAACCTCAGCGTCGGATACGAGTTCGACCCGCAGTGGTTCGCGTGCGGCCGCAGCCCGCTCTGCCAGGAGGTGGACCGGCTGGTGCGGTCCGGCGTGGTCGTGGTGGTCGCGGCGGGCAACTCCGGCTACGGCTCGGTGAACGCGACGATGGAGGCGCCGACGAAGTTCGGCCTCGGCATGACCATCAACGACCCCGGCAACTCCGACCTGGCGATCACCGTCGGCTCGACGCACCGCACCGCGCCGCACACCTACGGGGTCTCGTACTTCTCGTCGAAGGGCCCGACCGGCGACGGGCGCAACAAGCCCGACCTGGTGGCGCCGGGCGAACGGATCACCTCGTGTGCGGCGGGCGCCAACCTGGCCGCCGCGGTCGGCGCGAACCCGCCGGACCAGACGGCCGTCTACGTCGAGGACACCGGCACCAGCATGGCCGCGCCGCACGTCTCGGGCGCCGTCGCGGCGCTGCTGTCGGTCCGGCGCGAATTCATCGGACAGCCCGAGCGGGTCAAGACGATCTTCGTGGAGTCGGCGACCGACCTCGGCCGCGGCCGGGAGTTCCAGGGCGCCGGCCTGGTGGACCTGATGCGCGCACTGCAACAGAAGATCTGA
- a CDS encoding adenylyl cyclase gives MTTRPLRRHLARILPLALALTAAGTLGGAAAEAAPPAAATGPDLGANVTVFDPSMPVSEIQATLDATHARQVDNEMGTARYAFLFKPGTYGTAEKPLQIKVGYYTEISGLGASPADVVINGKVEVYNRCLADGGTSNCLALVNFWRTLSNLSIKVNGAGQDGCRASANFWAVSQAVSLRRLDISGGNLSLMDYCTAGPQYASGGFIADSNLPDVISGSQQQWLTRNSKVNSWSNGVWNQVFAGVQGAPDDAAFPNPPYTTLAQTPVSREKPYLFADAKGGYSVRVPAAQKNSSGTTFAAGLTPGRTIPLRDFFVAKPSDPVWLINANLALGKHLLLTPGVYDIAHSINVWRPNQVVLGIGHATLTAVNGATPLRIADVPGVVVAGVTIDAGSKESRTLLQVGNKNGIGLSSAANPTTLSDVYFRVGGPHIGKADVALEVNSDNVLIDHTWVWRADHGVEGFTGGVNGDTQRWRTNIGRNGAVINGDNVTATGLFVEHFQEYNTIWNGDNGTTVLYQNELPYDPPTQADWMNDNGTEGWAGYKVGNKVRNHKLYGAGVYVFNQNNPAIHTENGFEAPKRPGVKLHHIMTVNLSAGIIDHVVNGVGDAADTTKIGVPVYVPDYPAAP, from the coding sequence ATGACGACCCGGCCGCTTCGCCGGCACCTCGCCCGCATACTCCCGCTCGCTCTCGCGCTGACGGCCGCCGGCACGCTCGGGGGTGCGGCCGCCGAGGCCGCTCCGCCGGCGGCGGCGACCGGGCCGGACCTCGGTGCCAACGTCACCGTCTTCGACCCGAGCATGCCGGTCAGCGAGATCCAGGCGACCCTGGACGCCACGCACGCGCGGCAGGTCGACAACGAGATGGGCACCGCGCGCTACGCGTTCCTCTTCAAGCCCGGCACCTACGGCACGGCCGAGAAGCCGTTGCAGATCAAGGTCGGCTACTACACCGAGATCTCCGGGCTCGGTGCGTCACCGGCGGACGTGGTCATCAACGGCAAGGTCGAGGTCTACAACCGCTGCCTGGCCGACGGCGGCACCTCGAACTGCCTCGCGCTCGTCAACTTCTGGCGCACACTCTCCAACCTGTCGATCAAGGTCAACGGCGCGGGCCAGGACGGCTGCCGGGCCTCGGCGAACTTCTGGGCGGTGTCCCAGGCGGTGTCGCTGCGGCGGCTGGACATCAGCGGCGGCAACCTGTCGCTGATGGACTACTGCACCGCCGGCCCGCAGTACGCGAGCGGCGGCTTCATCGCCGACTCGAACCTGCCGGACGTGATCAGCGGCTCGCAGCAGCAGTGGCTGACCCGCAACAGCAAGGTCAACAGCTGGTCCAACGGTGTGTGGAACCAGGTCTTCGCCGGTGTGCAGGGCGCGCCGGACGACGCCGCGTTCCCGAACCCGCCCTACACCACGCTGGCGCAGACCCCGGTCAGCCGGGAGAAGCCGTACCTGTTCGCCGACGCCAAGGGCGGCTACAGCGTCCGAGTGCCGGCCGCGCAGAAGAACTCCAGCGGCACCACCTTCGCCGCCGGGCTCACCCCGGGCCGCACGATCCCGCTGCGCGACTTCTTCGTCGCCAAGCCGTCCGACCCGGTGTGGCTGATCAACGCCAACCTCGCCCTCGGCAAGCACCTGCTGCTCACCCCGGGCGTGTACGACATCGCGCACAGCATCAACGTCTGGCGCCCCAACCAGGTGGTGCTCGGCATCGGCCACGCGACCCTGACCGCCGTCAACGGCGCGACCCCGCTCAGGATCGCGGACGTGCCCGGCGTCGTCGTCGCCGGCGTGACCATCGACGCGGGCAGCAAGGAGTCGCGCACGCTGCTGCAGGTCGGCAACAAGAACGGCATCGGGCTCAGCTCCGCGGCCAACCCGACCACGCTGTCCGACGTGTACTTCCGCGTCGGCGGGCCGCACATCGGCAAGGCCGACGTGGCGCTCGAGGTCAACAGCGACAACGTGCTCATCGACCACACCTGGGTGTGGCGCGCGGACCACGGCGTCGAGGGCTTCACCGGTGGCGTGAACGGTGACACCCAGCGCTGGCGCACCAACATCGGCCGCAACGGCGCCGTCATCAACGGCGACAACGTGACCGCGACCGGCCTGTTCGTCGAGCACTTCCAGGAGTACAACACCATCTGGAACGGCGACAACGGCACGACGGTGCTCTACCAGAACGAGCTGCCGTACGACCCGCCGACGCAGGCGGACTGGATGAACGACAACGGCACCGAGGGCTGGGCCGGCTACAAGGTCGGCAACAAGGTCCGCAACCACAAGCTGTACGGCGCGGGCGTCTACGTGTTCAACCAGAACAACCCGGCGATCCACACCGAGAACGGCTTCGAGGCGCCGAAGCGCCCGGGCGTCAAGCTGCACCACATCATGACGGTCAACCTCAGCGCCGGCATCATCGACCACGTCGTCAACGGCGTGGGCGACGCGGCGGACACCACGAAGATCGGCGTACCGGTGTACGTGCCGGACTACCCGGCCGCACCGTAA
- a CDS encoding ATP-binding protein, whose protein sequence is MNQRELSIRVLGGAELAVGGRPLVELASAKAAALLFYLAVTGTGHSRSALAGLLWSDLPEPAARANLRLVLTKLRRVLPEHLAVTRQSVALDDRPGVWVDAAEVARAAAGPDDAGLLAAVRLCRGDLLAGFDVAGAPLFDDWQAAQRAATRADMLSLMDRAVRCAAARADAVAGIEVARRMLALEPLHEEAHRALMCFLAEDGRRSAALAQYETCRYLLDEELGGRPSADTVALRDEIAAGAGGFTRLGAAAPPRAEPDRAAPGLPRPLTGLIGRGEELARLDGLLDDPACRLVTLVGPGGIGKTRLAVEVAATRRHRHRDGAVFVSFAGTGPAGPDEAADLVVANLARVLGLSMAVPRDPLDLLADHLSGRELLLVLDNLEHLRDAAGVIDHLLRRAPGTQVLVTSRRRLGLGAEWLVEVPGLPCPPPGAGADGYAAVQLFEERARLLRPGFVTGADLEGTARVCRLVSGVPLAIELAARWVRSARPAAIADRLGRGLELLETTAPDVERRHRSVRAVIDWSWHLLTDEEERALQRLSVFRGGFDLDAAAAVAGAGLPLLAGLVDQSLVTVGEDGRYDMHELLRQYAAERLAADAGRQSRARLRHAEHYAALLPAPAEFLAEDPGFLDAEAGNLRAATELLVREADPATLDAHLLRIWSLYRHLGWFREAQAALGAALDRPDGTRLERGRWHRMLGEAHQQLGAAVPARDHLEQALDLLDSPVPASAPGRLAVFIAEMATRALRGLRPGGRAARPRHRAAARERSATNFAISEVYWVRDEQLAVLPSSIRALNEAERTGDIDLTARAQAGLGMVLGAAGFRRLARGHIRAACAAAERTGNPVTICWVGIMSALHGIGAGDWAAVDAGTARALALRERTPMYRWTDELLLASAVAWHLAARHEQAAAAAAEGIAAGAGRRDPVVHLWGLLVLMETTLRTDPRDPALPRRHEEAVRLLPAANRVDAARVHVAGARLHLAAGRAAQAWQAVRAADDLLGPGPSYEQYALEAHAGVPEICLALLELGGEHPAELRSTAAGATRRLRRYARRYPMARPRALLCRGRQARLDGRAAGARRALARAAREAERLRMPYELARAHEELGHDLSAGQRSPLGLDGAEHRRLAIAGFRAIGCGPGTRGLAGLPVRT, encoded by the coding sequence ATGAACCAACGGGAGCTAAGCATCCGGGTGCTCGGCGGCGCCGAGCTGGCCGTCGGCGGCCGCCCCCTCGTGGAGCTGGCCTCGGCCAAGGCGGCAGCCCTGCTGTTCTATCTGGCCGTGACCGGCACCGGGCACTCGCGCTCCGCGCTGGCCGGGCTGCTCTGGAGCGACCTGCCCGAGCCGGCCGCGCGGGCCAACCTGCGCCTGGTGCTGACCAAGCTGCGCCGGGTGCTGCCGGAGCACCTCGCGGTGACGAGGCAGAGCGTGGCGCTCGACGACCGGCCGGGCGTCTGGGTCGACGCCGCCGAGGTGGCCCGGGCGGCCGCCGGCCCGGACGACGCGGGGCTGCTTGCCGCCGTCCGGCTCTGCCGCGGCGACCTGCTCGCGGGCTTCGACGTCGCCGGCGCCCCGCTGTTCGACGACTGGCAGGCCGCGCAGCGGGCCGCGACCCGGGCCGACATGCTCTCGCTCATGGACCGTGCCGTCCGGTGCGCCGCCGCCCGGGCCGACGCGGTGGCCGGCATCGAGGTCGCCCGGCGCATGCTGGCGCTCGAACCGCTGCACGAGGAGGCGCACCGGGCCCTCATGTGCTTCCTTGCCGAGGACGGCCGGCGCAGCGCCGCGCTCGCACAGTACGAGACCTGCCGATACCTGCTCGACGAGGAGCTCGGCGGCCGGCCGTCGGCGGACACGGTCGCCCTGCGCGACGAGATCGCCGCCGGTGCCGGCGGGTTCACCCGGCTCGGCGCCGCGGCGCCGCCGCGCGCGGAACCCGACCGGGCCGCGCCGGGCCTGCCCCGCCCGCTCACCGGCCTGATCGGACGCGGCGAGGAGCTGGCGCGCCTCGACGGGCTCCTGGACGACCCCGCGTGCCGGCTGGTGACCCTGGTCGGGCCCGGCGGCATCGGCAAGACCCGGCTGGCGGTGGAGGTCGCCGCCACCCGCCGGCACCGGCACCGCGACGGCGCGGTCTTCGTGTCGTTCGCGGGCACCGGCCCGGCCGGGCCGGACGAGGCCGCCGACCTGGTGGTGGCGAACCTGGCCCGGGTGCTCGGCCTGTCGATGGCGGTGCCCCGCGATCCGCTCGATCTGCTCGCCGACCACCTGTCCGGCCGGGAGCTGCTGCTGGTGCTGGACAACCTGGAGCATCTCCGCGACGCCGCGGGCGTGATCGACCACCTGCTGCGCCGGGCGCCGGGCACCCAGGTGCTGGTGACCTCGCGGCGGCGGCTCGGGCTCGGCGCGGAATGGCTCGTCGAGGTTCCCGGCCTGCCCTGCCCGCCGCCGGGTGCCGGCGCCGACGGCTACGCCGCGGTCCAGCTCTTCGAGGAGCGGGCCCGGCTGCTGCGGCCCGGATTCGTCACCGGCGCCGACCTCGAGGGGACCGCCCGGGTGTGCCGCCTGGTGTCCGGCGTGCCGCTCGCCATCGAGCTGGCCGCCCGCTGGGTGCGCTCCGCCCGCCCAGCCGCCATCGCCGACCGGCTCGGGCGCGGGCTCGAACTGCTCGAGACCACGGCGCCGGACGTCGAGCGGCGGCACCGCAGCGTGCGCGCCGTCATCGACTGGTCGTGGCACCTGCTCACCGACGAGGAGGAGCGTGCCCTCCAGCGCCTCTCCGTGTTCCGCGGCGGCTTCGACCTCGACGCCGCCGCCGCGGTGGCCGGCGCGGGCCTGCCGCTGCTGGCCGGCCTGGTCGACCAGTCGCTGGTCACCGTCGGCGAGGACGGCCGCTACGACATGCACGAGCTGCTCCGGCAGTACGCCGCCGAGCGCCTGGCCGCGGACGCCGGGCGGCAGTCGCGGGCCCGGCTGCGCCACGCGGAGCACTACGCCGCGCTGCTGCCGGCGCCGGCCGAGTTCCTCGCCGAGGATCCGGGGTTCCTCGACGCCGAGGCGGGCAACCTGCGCGCGGCCACCGAGCTGCTCGTGCGCGAGGCCGACCCGGCGACGCTCGACGCGCACCTGCTCCGGATCTGGTCGCTCTACCGGCACCTGGGGTGGTTCCGGGAGGCGCAGGCCGCCCTCGGCGCGGCGCTGGACCGGCCGGACGGCACCCGGCTGGAGCGGGGTCGCTGGCACCGCATGCTCGGCGAGGCACACCAGCAGCTCGGCGCGGCGGTCCCGGCGCGGGACCACCTGGAACAGGCCCTGGACCTGCTGGACTCCCCGGTGCCGGCGTCGGCGCCCGGACGACTGGCCGTGTTCATCGCGGAGATGGCGACCCGGGCCCTGCGCGGGCTGCGACCGGGAGGCCGGGCCGCGCGGCCGCGGCATCGCGCCGCCGCCCGGGAACGCTCGGCGACGAACTTCGCGATCAGCGAGGTCTACTGGGTGCGGGACGAGCAGCTCGCCGTCCTGCCGAGTTCGATCCGGGCGCTCAACGAGGCCGAGCGGACCGGGGACATCGACCTGACCGCGCGGGCACAGGCGGGCCTGGGCATGGTCCTCGGCGCGGCCGGATTCCGCCGCCTCGCGCGGGGGCACATCCGCGCCGCGTGCGCGGCGGCGGAGCGGACCGGCAACCCCGTCACCATCTGCTGGGTCGGAATCATGAGCGCGCTGCACGGGATCGGCGCCGGCGACTGGGCCGCGGTCGACGCGGGTACGGCCCGGGCCCTGGCCCTGCGCGAGCGGACGCCGATGTACCGCTGGACGGACGAGCTGCTGCTGGCCTCCGCCGTCGCCTGGCATCTGGCCGCCCGGCACGAACAGGCGGCCGCCGCGGCGGCCGAGGGCATTGCCGCGGGCGCGGGCCGCCGCGATCCGGTCGTGCACCTGTGGGGCCTGCTGGTTCTGATGGAGACGACCCTGCGCACCGACCCGCGCGACCCGGCCCTGCCGCGCCGGCACGAGGAGGCCGTCCGTCTGCTGCCGGCGGCGAACCGCGTCGACGCCGCCCGGGTGCACGTCGCCGGTGCCCGGCTGCACCTCGCCGCCGGGCGGGCGGCGCAGGCGTGGCAGGCCGTCCGCGCCGCCGACGACCTGCTGGGCCCGGGACCCTCCTACGAGCAGTACGCCCTCGAGGCGCACGCCGGCGTGCCCGAGATCTGCCTCGCGCTGCTGGAACTCGGCGGCGAGCACCCCGCCGAGTTGCGGTCGACCGCCGCCGGCGCCACGCGCAGGCTGCGCCGGTACGCACGCCGGTACCCGATGGCCAGGCCGCGGGCGCTGCTCTGCCGCGGCCGGCAGGCCCGGCTGGACGGCCGCGCCGCCGGCGCCCGGCGCGCGCTGGCCCGGGCCGCCCGCGAGGCCGAGCGGCTGCGAATGCCCTACGAGCTGGCCCGCGCGCACGAGGAGCTCGGCCACGACCTGTCCGCGGGGCAGCGCTCACCGCTCGGCCTCGACGGCGCCGAGCATCGACGGCTGGCGATCGCCGGGTTCCGCGCCATCGGATGCGGCCCGGGTACGCGGGGCCTCGCCGGATTACCCGTTCGTACGTAA